A single window of Desulfovibrio sp. G11 DNA harbors:
- a CDS encoding phage portal protein, with protein sequence MTWKTALQATTALACARVIAEGLAQVPLKVFRSQGGVRTPADDHPLHGLLGDAPNDWQTSFEFIEQVVMHLVFCGNAFVFVNRGLGRVVELLPYEPQQVTVKRDGYVISYEVTTDDGRRIGLSASEMWHLRGPSWNGWMGLEGVRLAREAIGLSLATEEHGARLFSNGAVVGGVLSTDQVLNEEQRLALRKSWEARHAGGGNAFKTAVLWGGMKFTSMTAPNDQAQFLETRKFQVEEICRAFRVLPIMVGYSDKTATYASAEQMFLAHVVHTLSPWCRRIETSIAKNLFSEEERRQGLYAKFMLNGLLRGAAKDRAEFYARMYGIGAMNPNEVREYEDMNPYDGGERYRVPLNMTDPAEPEDDDNAEDTADAAPQL encoded by the coding sequence GTGACCTGGAAGACGGCCTTGCAGGCGACCACGGCCCTGGCCTGCGCCCGGGTCATCGCCGAAGGGCTGGCCCAGGTGCCGCTCAAAGTCTTTCGCTCACAAGGCGGCGTGCGTACTCCGGCCGACGACCACCCGCTGCACGGCCTGCTCGGGGACGCGCCCAACGACTGGCAGACCAGCTTCGAGTTCATCGAGCAGGTGGTCATGCACCTGGTGTTCTGCGGCAACGCTTTTGTGTTCGTGAATCGCGGGCTGGGCCGCGTTGTGGAGCTGCTCCCCTACGAGCCGCAGCAGGTGACCGTAAAGCGCGACGGCTACGTGATCTCCTACGAGGTGACCACAGACGACGGCCGTCGCATTGGACTTTCCGCTTCCGAGATGTGGCACCTGCGTGGGCCGTCCTGGAACGGCTGGATGGGGCTCGAAGGCGTGCGCCTCGCCCGGGAGGCCATCGGTCTATCCCTGGCCACCGAGGAGCATGGCGCGAGGCTGTTCTCCAACGGAGCCGTGGTTGGAGGCGTCCTGTCCACGGATCAGGTCCTGAACGAGGAGCAGCGCCTGGCCCTGCGCAAGTCCTGGGAGGCCCGGCACGCCGGCGGCGGGAACGCCTTCAAGACCGCCGTGCTCTGGGGCGGCATGAAGTTCACCTCCATGACCGCGCCCAACGATCAGGCCCAGTTCCTGGAGACCCGCAAGTTTCAGGTCGAGGAAATCTGCCGGGCCTTCCGCGTGCTGCCCATCATGGTGGGCTACTCGGACAAGACCGCCACCTACGCCAGCGCGGAGCAGATGTTTCTGGCCCACGTGGTTCACACACTCTCGCCCTGGTGCCGCCGCATCGAAACGAGCATCGCCAAGAACCTCTTCAGCGAGGAGGAGCGCCGCCAGGGGCTCTACGCCAAGTTCATGCTCAACGGCCTCCTGCGCGGCGCGGCCAAGGACCGAGCCGAGTTCTACGCCCGGATGTACGGCATCGGGGCCATGAATCCCAATGAGGTGCGCGAGTACGAGGACATGAATCCCTACGACGGCGGCGAGCGCTACCGCGTGCCCCTCAATATGACCGATCCGGCCGAGCCGGAAGACGATGACAACGCGGAGGATACCGCCGATGCAGCGCCTCAACTGTAG
- a CDS encoding IS30 family transposase, producing MGYAHLAREERYYICQAVKSGTSLRAIAKAIGRSVSTVSRELARNTGARGYRYRQAHKRSQKRQTSKGKKRIGLEVWTYVEQCLHQDFSPEQISGVLKRKGFALSHEWIYQYILADKRRGGTLHSHLRCQRKCKRRYGKPDRRGQIKGRISIDIRPSIVAERSRLGDWEADTVEGSKGGPVLVTLAERKSRLFLFGKAPNKSASEVRRVIEGLLTPIKDFVQTITYDNGKEFSYHADVSATLEAQGFFAHPYHSWERGLNENSNGLLRQYFPKGVSLASVTQDEIIAAMCRLNWRPRKCLGFKTPYEVFLEDANTQGLGVAL from the coding sequence ATGGGCTATGCACACCTTGCCAGGGAAGAACGGTACTACATCTGCCAGGCAGTGAAAAGTGGAACGTCACTGAGGGCCATAGCCAAAGCGATAGGCCGTAGCGTCTCAACTGTAAGCCGCGAACTTGCGCGAAATACCGGGGCGCGTGGCTACCGCTACAGGCAGGCACACAAGCGCAGTCAGAAAAGGCAGACCAGTAAAGGGAAGAAGCGCATTGGCCTTGAGGTATGGACGTATGTTGAACAGTGTCTGCACCAGGACTTCAGTCCGGAGCAAATCTCTGGAGTTCTCAAACGCAAAGGTTTTGCCCTCAGTCATGAATGGATTTACCAGTACATTCTGGCGGACAAAAGGCGAGGAGGGACGCTGCACAGCCATTTGCGCTGCCAGCGCAAATGCAAACGACGATATGGCAAACCTGACAGACGAGGTCAAATCAAGGGGCGTATCAGCATAGACATACGCCCGTCCATTGTTGCCGAGCGCTCACGCCTTGGTGATTGGGAGGCTGATACCGTTGAAGGCAGTAAAGGAGGCCCCGTTTTGGTGACACTTGCAGAGCGTAAAAGTCGTCTTTTCCTGTTTGGCAAGGCTCCCAACAAAAGCGCCAGCGAAGTAAGGCGGGTCATTGAAGGACTCTTGACACCCATTAAGGACTTTGTTCAGACTATTACCTATGATAACGGCAAGGAGTTCAGCTACCATGCCGATGTGTCAGCTACACTCGAGGCTCAGGGATTTTTTGCGCACCCCTACCATTCGTGGGAGCGTGGCTTGAACGAGAACTCCAATGGCCTTCTACGCCAATACTTCCCCAAGGGGGTAAGCTTGGCATCGGTCACGCAAGATGAGATCATAGCGGCAATGTGCCGCTTGAACTGGCGGCCTAGAAAATGCCTTGGGTTTAAGACACCCTATGAAGTTTTTTTAGAAGACGCCAATACCCAAGGACTGGGTGTTGCACTTTGA
- a CDS encoding phage major capsid protein, whose translation MDEIKQLLEEQHKAFAEFKQANDDRLSAIEKKGFAPADLEEKVARINEDLTRLGKDLADVAKKANRPGAGADGQDPMAQEHKQALGKYLRKGDDRELAGVQRKAMATYSDPDGGYFLTEDMAQAIERTVSAMSALSGMAQTIAGNAAVYKKPVRTTGVSYAWRGEGESPSATSTPKFSLLTFEAREVDAFPEVTNESLEDLGFNVEAFLMEEVALAFAEAEAEAFLTGNGVSRPRGLLTYDAVANDSYDWGKLGTVLSGGNGAFASSNPSDKLIDLIHALKAQYRASGAFLLNDLTLAAIRKFKDGQGNYLWQPGLQAGVAGMLLGYPVRTDDYMPDVASGSLSIAFGDFKRAYLIYRRRGMRIIRDNITNKGFTSFWVTERFGGGVQNFEAVKLMKFSAS comes from the coding sequence ATGGACGAGATCAAACAGCTGCTTGAAGAGCAGCACAAGGCGTTCGCGGAGTTCAAGCAGGCCAACGACGACCGGCTGTCGGCCATCGAGAAGAAAGGCTTCGCTCCTGCCGACCTGGAGGAAAAGGTCGCCAGGATCAACGAGGACCTGACCCGGTTGGGCAAGGACCTGGCCGATGTCGCCAAGAAGGCCAACCGGCCCGGTGCTGGAGCCGACGGCCAGGACCCCATGGCCCAGGAACACAAGCAGGCCCTGGGCAAGTACCTGCGCAAGGGCGACGACCGCGAACTAGCCGGAGTCCAGCGCAAGGCCATGGCCACCTACAGCGATCCCGACGGCGGCTATTTCCTCACCGAGGACATGGCCCAGGCCATCGAGCGCACCGTGAGCGCCATGTCCGCGCTCTCCGGCATGGCCCAGACCATCGCGGGCAACGCGGCCGTGTACAAGAAGCCCGTGCGCACCACCGGCGTATCCTACGCCTGGCGCGGCGAGGGTGAAAGTCCGTCGGCCACCTCGACACCCAAGTTCAGCCTGCTGACCTTCGAGGCCCGGGAAGTGGATGCCTTTCCCGAGGTGACCAATGAGAGCCTGGAGGACCTGGGCTTCAACGTCGAGGCTTTCCTCATGGAGGAAGTCGCCCTGGCTTTTGCCGAGGCCGAGGCCGAAGCCTTCCTGACCGGCAACGGCGTCTCCCGCCCGCGCGGATTGCTGACCTATGACGCCGTGGCCAACGATTCCTACGACTGGGGCAAGCTCGGCACCGTGCTCTCCGGCGGCAACGGCGCGTTCGCGTCCAGCAACCCCAGCGACAAACTCATCGACCTGATCCACGCGCTCAAAGCTCAGTACCGAGCGTCCGGGGCCTTTCTCCTGAACGACCTGACGCTGGCAGCCATTCGCAAGTTCAAGGACGGCCAGGGCAACTACCTCTGGCAGCCGGGGCTGCAGGCGGGCGTCGCAGGCATGCTCCTGGGCTATCCGGTGCGCACTGACGACTACATGCCCGACGTGGCTTCCGGGAGCCTGTCCATCGCCTTCGGCGACTTCAAGCGGGCCTACCTGATTTACCGCCGCCGGGGCATGCGCATCATCCGCGACAACATCACCAACAAGGGCTTCACCTCCTTCTGGGTGACCGAGCGCTTCGGCGGCGGCGTCCAGAACTTCGAGGCCGTGAAGCTCATGAAATTCTCCGCGAGCTAA
- a CDS encoding HK97 family phage prohead protease, with product MQRLNCSLKELKFASGGTDAEQMTFSGYGAVFGNVDAYGDVILPGAFTQSLTDAGAGKAAWPVMLLQHGGLGLGAQDLTPIGIWTDIAEDEVGLRVTGRLAETPRGREVHSLMRMEPRPAIDGLSIGYVAREWTPGGKPGEPRRRLKRIELIEISPVTFPANARARVDQVKGVPDIRFAERALREAGFSRSQAKAVLAEGFKALPLRDAEDAHNGGADAVAALLRRNIATIKTSARR from the coding sequence ATGCAGCGCCTCAACTGTAGCCTGAAGGAACTCAAGTTCGCTTCCGGCGGAACCGACGCCGAGCAGATGACCTTTTCCGGATACGGAGCCGTGTTCGGCAACGTGGACGCTTACGGCGACGTGATCCTGCCCGGGGCGTTCACGCAAAGCCTGACCGACGCCGGAGCGGGCAAGGCCGCCTGGCCGGTCATGCTCCTGCAGCACGGCGGACTCGGACTCGGCGCGCAGGACCTGACGCCCATCGGCATCTGGACGGACATCGCCGAGGACGAAGTGGGCCTGCGCGTAACCGGCCGACTGGCCGAGACTCCGCGCGGGCGCGAGGTTCACTCCCTGATGCGCATGGAACCCCGGCCGGCCATCGACGGCTTGTCCATCGGCTACGTGGCCCGGGAATGGACGCCGGGCGGCAAGCCGGGTGAACCCCGCCGCAGGCTCAAGCGTATCGAACTCATCGAGATCAGCCCCGTGACCTTTCCGGCCAACGCCAGGGCGCGGGTGGATCAAGTGAAGGGCGTGCCGGACATCCGGTTCGCCGAGAGGGCCCTGCGTGAGGCCGGGTTCTCCAGGTCACAGGCCAAGGCCGTTCTGGCCGAAGGATTCAAGGCCCTGCCTCTGCGTGACGCCGAGGATGCCCATAACGGGGGTGCAGATGCGGTCGCCGCTCTGCTGCGGCGAAACATCGCCACCATCAAGACGTCCGCAAGGAGGTAA